The nucleotide window TAAGTCCGATAATTTGAATATGGAAAGTTGATCCTACATAATGAGTTTAGCATGAGGGACCAGACAAGTTGTCATATTTTACAAgtaaatttatttctaattgCAGACCAAGTGGTCCGGACCTGAATAATTACAGGATGATTGCCTGTTGTTATCAATTTGATTTCTAAAGATGCTGTGTTTTCAATTATGTCATAAAAACAATGGGCCTAAAGTCTTGATAACGAGTTGGACAACAAAACCATGTGATACATCTTATACTTCTTACATTATATTAATGGAGTACACAAATCATCATAATCCACCGATTTCATTATGAGAAAGAGGTAGGATCAACCAACCGTTGCATGTTGAACTTGTATGAGCTAAAGTAATTAATCATGTCAATTAGTTGGAAGACAGAACCATGTGGTTATTGAGATGTCATTCTCTTCACCAcaaatcatgagattttatgACTTGCCATTTGCTTATATAAACATGTTTGGTTAAGTTTCTACCACCACAACTCTCTACAAAACAAGAAAACTACTCAACTTTCTTGTGCTTTCAggattttaagtaattttttatcttCATACTTTGCTCATCTTAATTAAAAGATCATGGCTATTCGCGTTCCTCGTATAATCAAGAAGTCATCAACATCCTTGGATGTTCCCAAGGGTCATTTTGTTGTATATGTTGGGGAGAAGCAGAGGAAGAGATTTGTGATACCGATATCATACTTGAGTCAGCCTTCATTTCAAGAGTTGCTAAGTCAAGCAGAGGAAGAATTTGGGTTCGATCATCCAATGGGTGGTGTAACAATTCCCTGCTCAGAGGACATCTTCATTCACATCACTTCTCACTTTAGGATTTAAAAATatagttgagaattttttttcctttttttaggtCTCACAATTTTGTTAAGAAAATCCATCTTGTACAGTTGATTAGTTAGAAGTGAGTCTTAGCACCACAAAGTTAGGTGCTTTTTTACTCACATTAAAGAAAATACTTCAATGAATACAGATACCAAAATTTGTTTCTCTCAACTAAATGCTTgaagataaatttattttgtagttcTGAACCATTCAAATTTCAACTTATCTACTTTGGCCAAGATATAACTCGAAATATTGCCTGATTTGTTGGTTAAAATTTGGATATTTAATAATTGGCAGAATGACCCAAGAGATCTCTGTACTTGGCTCCGTTTGTCAGTTGAACCCTCATACTCATTATTTTGCCAACTAGACCCTTAAACCCATCAGAACACAACATTTTAAGCCCTTTTCTCCTCCGGTCAATTTGCGTGTAATGGACGCGATTACACGTGGAATTTCACATCATTTTTTAGTGTCACGTACGAAATTAAGTgctaaaaatatgaatataaaaataaaaatagatcaattttttaatttcttacacttttcaaatagtcatcttcttcatatttgGTCACAAATTGAGCACTAAATTCATACCCATTAGATCAAATTCTTCTCGATTTAACTTGTAAATTCAACTACAAGTTCACCAACACAAACTCAATGAACCCCAatagaaatttttaattaattttataaatttacaAGATCCACTTATTATTTTTAAGCTTTTTCAAGCTTATCAatgaagttttaaaattttcaatagtcACAATCATCCTTCACATTATCCACATCTCTTCGTTGAAATCatctaataaaataatgatactaatatttttcaaacctaaaaaatgaaaattttagaagaaCTCTAAGGCtatcaatttgtataaaaaaagaagaagtagaagagGCGGAGAAGAGTGAATGTGGGGCTGGAGAAAGAAGAATGAActggaaaaagaagaaagttgaggGCTGTGGTGAGGGGTAGAGGAGGGAGGctggtggagaagaagaaagtcGTGGTTGGGTGGGTTGTGGACGAAGGAGGGTTGGAGAAGAtgaatcttattttttaattttgttaaattgatttttttaaaagtaaaatattgttttaactCACTTTCAAGCGCGTGTAATCACACATATTTCAGACTCACCAATATTAATGTCACATAAACTCGATCAATGGTCATGGGGTTTAAAATGTTGTGTTCTGGTGAGTTTAAGGGTTTGGTTGACAAAGTGATGAGTAGGAGGGTTCAACTGACAAACAGAGCCAAGTGCAGGGATCTCCTGAGTCATTCCGCCTTAATAATTCTATCAAATATCTTACTGTACTACGTGTTGATTATGATACCATAAACTTTGAGAGATTTTTGTATAAATAGGAAATAATTCGAGACATTCACCAGtactacaagaaaaaaattcCAAGATTATTCCAGTTACAAATTTGAttcactcaaaaaaaaaaaaaaaaatcttacacCTAACTTAATATTCACTATTTTGTTctttaaatcaaatatttataattaccGGAGCATCGAAGTTAGTGCTAGGAAAATAACTTCTTCACATGGAATGGTAATTCCCATGTCATGATCGAAGCCAAATTCTTCCTCAGCGCATTGTAGGAGGCACTGAAACAGAGGGTGAGTCAAGAAAGAAATTGGTACGATATATCGAGTTCTGTTCTCTCCAACGTAAACTGCAAAATGTCTTTTTGGTACGTCGATGGGAAGGTGATCTACATCATCATAGCCCTGTTTCTTACCCAAACTCGAACACCTTTTCATAATTTGCTTCAAAACTGCAGCTTGTGATAGTTTGTTTGATATTCTGATACCCATTTTTGTATGTTTTCTTGAAGAAATTTGAGAGCTTTATACTATTAAAGTACTAGTAAGGTAGTGTTTGGCATAGAGAGATGTGAAGCTATTTATGGAGGAAGATCCAAACTTATTTATCTTTGTTTATATATGAAGAAACCAATGTATTTGTAAAAGATAACAAACAAGATTATGTACTTAGGGAGCCAACTATTTAACCAATGGATTGTTCTTGCATATACTAAAACTTTCAtgtttcaatttgattgtctgattttgactattcgaattttaaaaaaaaagtaaaatatacttttgaatgtgccaaaatgatttttaatcttttaattttaaatcatgtGAAAAGTTAAAACCAAAAAATGCTCAAAAAGGGGGTAAACATTCATTTTGAAAAGGATTAAAAACGAAAGTAATACAAATAAATCGAAACGTGACAAGGTAGAAAGTAGGCAGGAAATTAGATATTTACAAAGCAGACGAAAACACCAATAAATCAACGATCATTTACAGAATCTATTCATTcctgaaaaaaaaaacgatGTCATGTACAGGAAAATACCAGTcaattatcattaaaaaaaatgtgcgATGTGCTAAAAGATAAAAGAACCCCTAGTTTTGCACTTgggataattaattaatcaggCATACGGAATGACATAAATTTGtaagtaataaattattatttactaaTAATAACAGTTAAGAACTCCTTATATACGATAAAAACCGATGACAAGAAGTCaagaagttttttttgtttttttttaaagcaaatttaCCACTAGATAGTGTCTAGCGgccttttattaaaaataaaaaatatcaacagGGACAAGTACAAGCAAGGGGGGCTAGGTCTTACCTTACTAATCCTAATAAATTACCTAACTCCTGCTACCTAACaaacatgaagaaaataagaactagagagaactaagtattttctgATCATCACAGAATTTGTAATATACTCCGTGATGATATAACAAATGAGGAGTCAAGAAGTACATGTTTgcgttttttattttgataaaagtcCTGGAGTcattgtctttatttattttttatgagtcAAGcacgtaaaaaaaaaataggtgacTTTAAACACTTGAAATCGAAACCCCTATATAATATCTATCATAATATGTTAAATTATGTGATCAACCCAtctagaaatttaaataaataaggagATACATTTTATTTGCTTAACCATGTTTTCAGTATATTTTAATGTCAATATTGTTACTACATGATGCCAAGGTTCTACTATTATAACAAGGATATTTTTCTCTCGTAGCTATTATAATAGTAGAACCCTGAATCGCATCTTTTATCCCAAAGAATTAATATGGCTAGAAATAATCTACGCCAATATATGCATTATTAGTAGATTACGATTCAAAAAGAATGTTACCAGTTCTAATAGTTGGACTTTCCCAAATAAAGTATGCACtaaaagaatttcaaatatattgatCGAGGTCTCAGAGGGTGCAAGAAAATAATTGTCTTTTGTCGTACCACAATAAAATTAGAATCTACTATGAGATAAATCACTTATGTCGAAACACGCCTATTTTTGGTTAAGAGTTGTCCTAGGCAAGCTTTGTAGAGTTTGGGTAATTTCTAGGTGAAGTTGAAAGATTCATTCACTACATCGTATTTCAAGATGTTGACCAGATTCTTATTTATCTTTGTTTtaaaagaaatcaaatcaacgttttttttaaaaagaaaaaactatttgGATAACACTAACATTATTGTTTTCACCAAAAAATGGTTGTTCTAAAGAATATCATGGTGCCAATTGCCAGTCAACtagaattatttaatttgacttAATTACATGATTTAAATATGAGCTCCAGGACTTAATTACCCGTACATATTCTTGTTTTCCTTGGTGAATTTCACTTTCATAGGTagcataaattaaaaaaaataaaccttGTGATACTTGCCCAAGACAACACAAAAGTTAGGCAGGCAACACCTTGATACTTGTACGAtcgataataataatataccaCTATCTACATGAATTGTGGTGCAATGATGAGActgtttcacccttaaccacAAGTCTCGGATTCGAGTCTTAGGTATAAAGAAAATCTGCCACCCTCGAATGAGTCACGCAGTGCGCATAGATTGACTAACATGCATACGGGCCCTTTGTTTCTTTGAAATAATGAGTATATACTCTACTTGTTTGATTGTACTTGGGATTAAGGAATTTTTAACAACTATTTAtacccattttttttcttcatttctggATGTTGACCTACTTGTGCGACTACGACTAGATCGATAAACACATTTATTGCGTAGATTTCGTACTGTTCAATAAAATATCCCCCAACTTATGATCCCCCACATATCCGGCTCCCCTCCATTACTCCTTCCCTTTATTTCATCAAGTGAACATCTAGATGAGAGACATGTGCCTTATTTAAAGTGTAAAggtcaaaattatattatattaacatatataataaccatagttaagtcaactaattttagaaaactactctccaacTTAGATTCTTTATCAATTGAACtgcatttttatttatctttgttttaattaattagaagaaACCAACGTATTCttaattaaaagaaacaaagattATATATAGAGGGTTTGCTTTCAAATGAGACAACGAACAAACACCTTGATATACTTGGATGATACTAACAATGTTTTTAACGAATAATGGGTTGTGTTCTAAAGAATATGATGcatgataattaattaagtacAAGAAATTAGCATTATTTGACTTATATTTGTtttctaaatttctttttaaaatgagGGTAATTTTCGAAGAAAGTACACCATGTTACGTAGTTTACATTTGGAATAAGGAGAATTCAGCTGTATGGAATCCATATTAATTATAATCACAATAATATACGACACAATCGGTGATAATAAGAGGGCACTAGAGCAACTAACCGCATACAAAGGCAGATTCCTACAACAATCTCAAgttaatatacaataataactaaattCACAATCAAATATTTCAACATATTTTATGAATACTTTAATACATACATATAAAGTTTGAGTAAAAGTCAATGATTTCCTATATATGAACTCGGATATGATACTCTGGATGCCATGTCCttgttttgattaaaaaaaatgttttaagtgtGAGAACAAGAAATATGTGTGTAAAAGAATTTGAGACGTCTTCTCttgtaaattattttgatgGGATTAATTATATCTTTGCACATTTCATTAGTAACTCTATATTTGTTTTACTTGGATTATAAAATCCATACGGATTATCATTAAATCATTACATTGTATTAAAGTTTCATAACAAAAGAAGTTCACAATGGTATTATGTTAGtaaaatgaagttttttttaaaaatataacgtCCTGCATTGTCTTTTTTGTGGGCAATGgcattatgtttttttctttcaaacactTTCACTAGTGGATAATGGAAGTGAGTGATTGGAAAATGAATTCTTCACAAGGAATGGTGATGCCCTTGTCGTGATCAAAGCCAAATTCTTCCTCAGCGCAACGAAGGAGGCATTGAAACTCTGGGTGACTTAAAAAAGAAATAGGTATGATGTATCGAGTTCTATTCTCTCCTACGTAAACTACAAAATGTCCTTTTGGTACGCCAATTGGAGAATAGTCCTTGTTGTTGTACTTGTACCCGTTCAGCTTCTTACCTAAACTCCAACACCTTTTCATAATTTGCTTTAGTATTGTCACTTGTGGCAACTTGTAATTTGATTTTCTGATGGCCATGTTTTGTTGATTCTTAAAAAGAAATCTAAGAGCTTTAGGAATAAGAGAGACCAAATACGTActtacttctttttttcctttgagAGAATGAGATGTTACTAAGTAAGAAGTTTTGGTGTTTGGAATATTAATTAAAGAGAGATGTGAagctatttaaagaaaaataaaatctagaGTCAAGgtcaaaaacacatctaaaGTATCTCAATTTTATTAGATTCATACGTGAACTATCATGTGTGTGGTTTCTTACCAAccaaatatttatcaaaacacaccTCAACTATCAGTTGTTCTCTTTTCTATCTGAACAATCGTGATATTTCAAGTAGGAAAAGTAAACAACTCATAGTTAAGGTGTGTTTCGATAAATATTTACATAGAAAATTCACATATCTAATGGTTCAGATATGAAATTCGAAAAACtgtaataatttttaaatatatttttgatccTTCACTTtggaactttttttttcttttaaggtTAGATGTgaagtaaaacaaaaggaggGTGAGATTGTATTGGAGAGGACAAAATAAGACATTGGGAGGAGAGGAGGGCAAAGCTAATGAATTTACTGTACATATTCCTCCCCCTCACTtcgaatttcaaattcataGGTTGCATAAAATAAAGGATTAAAAAACTTGGATTCTAATTAATCTTTGTTGATTAAGAAACCAATGTattaataaagtaaaagaaacagACAAGATTTCTTAGGCTTTGCTCAAGATTGATCAGTTATATAATaccaataatattttaattataactaCCATATAACTAGATATATCAAATCATTCCTCGAAAGAATATGTACAAGAAATTACCAGTCAATTAGCATTATTTGATAATGGTAATATATATTCTCGAACAAAGTATCTatagttgtttcttttttatttattaaaggaATATAGACGTACAATTCAGCTGTACGGAGTCGATATATTATCTAATTAATAGCCACCGCAATCTACTGCCTTCGCTTCAAGTTGTCTTAGTTTAATTACTTGCACAAAGTTTCAAAAAGTATAAAGGATTACAAATATAACTAATAGTAAAGATTCTTAACTAAGTCACCAAGTAAGTGTCATGTTCGACCATGGTTTCAATTCTAACTATCCCAAATCCATCGTGAGCCTTGTCGTTTACAGGATATTACCCAATACATTATAATGAATGAGCTGTAATAGTCACTTTCATAGTATCATAGGTTGCATAAAAAACCTTAATTTGAACGTTTGTTTTTCGACGAATTTAGCTCCAAGAATCATTAATGTTCCATTATCAGATTACAACTTTGCTACACTCATTTACTTTGACACTTTCCTTTTCAATTATTCTGTATTATACTTATTTTGGTTTTTGAAGAAACGGACAAGATACAACAAGTTAccaaattaaataagaaaattgtaGAATATTTCTAACAACTTGTTGCATATATATATCTACATTGTTATAGATTTGTATGATAGCATCAAAATTTGGTTTCTCGAAAGCCTATTTGACTAATATTCGAAGCTAAATTGAATTACATCAACTCAATATAGTacgattaaaattttaaatattcaaatgTTATATGAAAAGTAATACTATTACATGTTAAAACTTTTCTcatatcaatttaattaaaaaaatatattgattaaAGTTCAAatagtttgattttgaattaataaaaaaacgTGACAACTAATTTGACCAACGGCATTACTATTTAGTATTTACTGTGGCTACAAATTTGGAGGACATAATTAATACTGTAGTGACCAGTAGATCACCAATCAGACCACTTTCAGTAAATGTGCAATTGGATTTTTCCCAGACAAAGATGTACTAAACTTATGTGCAAAtagattaaaagacattttttttgtatcgaaaatgatatataaattGACAAACAAAACATTCTCTTCTCTCACTGGGTGCAAATAAACACCACTACAAGGAAAAAAATATCCAAGATCTTTTTACAAATCTGAATCTGACCAATAAAAACATTACAAATAATATAGTGTGGTTCCTAGGTCAGGTCAGATAAAAATTACgtacaaaagaagaaaatacaCCAAagtccaaaaaataaataaatagagtgAATAAATTAGACCTAATATTCAATTAATATCGGAGCATGGAATTAGTTAGTGACCGAAAAACAACTTCTTCACATGGAATTGTAATTCCCATGTCATGATCGAATCCAAATTCTTCCTCCGATTGTCGAAGGAGGCATTGAAATTCGGGATGAGTCAAAAAAGAAATAGGTACGATGTATCGAGTTCTATTTTCTCCCACGTAAACTGCAAAATGTCCTTTTGGTACATCAATGGGAAGTTGATAGTCTTCATCGTCATAGCCCTGTTTCACTCCCAAACTCGAACATCTTATTATGATTTGCTTCAAAATTGCAGAATGTGACAGCTTGTTTGATTTTCTGATGGCCATTTTTGTATGTTTTCTTGAAGAAATCCAAAGAAAGTTGGAAATTTTAGTGGAATGAAGAAAGAGAAGCTACTAAAGAAGTTATGGTGTTTGGAACAGAGAGAATGTGAAGCTATTTATTTATGGAGGAAGGTAACAATTATTTTCATCTATTGTGatattaaaatagaaataagcGATAAACAAATTTTGTATCTAAACAGTAAAATTCATTCTTAATTCTATTTAACGAGTTTTGTCGAATGGACGCATTAAGAAAGGAGGGAATTTTCAAGGAATTAGAATCCAGCTATAACACAACTATTTTAATTTAGTCAAATACTTTGGGCTAAGAGTGGTTTTAAACTAAGAAAACTTTGGGGAATTCAAGGTgaaatacttgaaaatttcacaaaGCAAATAAACTAAATGGAATGATGTTAACTTAATTGTCCCACTACAATTAAATAAGCACATGTATTCCGTAAAAAGTTCTTTGGCATCcctttatattttcaatttttctgcGTActtactaatttatttttgtttcttaattatttttttcgtttcaatttgttttatctgattttgacttgatacaaaatttaagaaagtaacaaaaaaacttttgaattttgtggtctaatttaaagatacaaaaaatataccaaaatgtcatttaattttttaattttaaacatgTCAATCACGtggaaaaatgaaataattgaaacaGGGGTGTAATTGATCCAAGTAGGATAGTTATATAATATAAGGCACCTtacaatacataaaatatatatgtgtagTACGTACAACTAACATCAGCTAGTCTAACGTGATGATGGTGTGTACACAGATCTTACATCTATCTTGACGGAAAGATTGTTTCGATACATCAAGGTATGGGTGGTTTATAATTATAAGATGATGGTTTATTTGCTCTGTTTTGTGAATAGCTATGTCTGGTGGATTTAAAACAtattcatttgatatcttgtaCCTTTGTTACTGCATAGTGCATATATACCATAcatgatatccttatctttagATTTTGCacaattatgatttattatatgTTTGATGTTGTACTATGGATCCAATAGTGTATATTTCTTCGAAACTTCCTACCTTAACTATCCTGTTTCTGGGCTCTCTGTCTCTGTCTAAACACCCCATGTTTGATGGTTTACCATCCTCAGATAGTCCAATCGCGCTTTTGGAGATCGATTTTATGAATCATGATCTATAACATTTGATTTTGAATCTGTTTTGCCTAGCTAATTTATCTTTATACAGACAACGAACCAGTAGATCATCTTTACAAGCTTGATCGCGTGCCTTATTTACAATCTCTGTCTCATTGGACGTCTTAGTGAATTAGACAAGATTTCTTTATCTGACACAAAGTGATGGGGGTCGAATAATTCTAAATCTTGACATCCAATAAGTAAACAACCTCATATTCCTACAATATTGGTAGTAATTCTTGAAATTTGATAAAAGAGAGCTAAAATATAAGAATGATCCATTTGGCAATCCAGTATTACCCCATTTGATCTAGATTTGATTTAAAACTACCCTCAGTCCCTTGGCCTCAAGTTTTATCATTTATGGAAACTATAcaaagtaggcgtttggccatgcgataccatattacgatatggtatcgtgagatggaatcagcgtttggacatgcgattttacgctgattccatctcat belongs to Solanum stenotomum isolate F172 chromosome 1, ASM1918654v1, whole genome shotgun sequence and includes:
- the LOC125868713 gene encoding auxin-responsive protein SAUR50-like; this encodes MGIRISNKLSQAAVLKQIMKRCSSLGKKQGYDDVDHLPIDVPKRHFAVYVGENRTRYIVPISFLTHPLFQCLLQCAEEEFGFDHDMGITIPCEEVIFLALTSMLR
- the LOC125868593 gene encoding auxin-responsive protein SAUR50-like, whose product is MAIRKSNKLSHSAILKQIIIRCSSLGVKQGYDDEDYQLPIDVPKGHFAVYVGENRTRYIVPISFLTHPEFQCLLRQSEEEFGFDHDMGITIPCEEVVFRSLTNSMLRY
- the LOC125846244 gene encoding auxin-responsive protein SAUR50-like — encoded protein: MAIRKSNYKLPQVTILKQIMKRCWSLGKKLNGYKYNNKDYSPIGVPKGHFVVYVGENRTRYIIPISFLSHPEFQCLLRCAEEEFGFDHDKGITIPCEEFIFQSLTSIIH